Proteins co-encoded in one Pelobates fuscus isolate aPelFus1 chromosome 5, aPelFus1.pri, whole genome shotgun sequence genomic window:
- the LOC134610528 gene encoding serine/threonine-protein kinase SBK1-like, protein MAATIMDVTKETAKDLLQLVGETSQTMTRMSVMDHFDPIKELGKGSYGKVLLANHRRSGQLVALKMLVKEKTLADNFLLEYSICVYLGIHPHIVTTFRMAFETPSNYVFVQEVAPAGTLHSIITPKVGLQEDIVKRCILQLTSALEFIHYKGLVHRDIKLNNILLMDHECHCIKLADFGLTRLQGTYVPGMSWIIPYMAPELCLVADSEQILLHPSLDVWAFGVLVYVMLTGCFPWKEALPRDQQYLQFVHWQVFKDTVPIPAEWRLVTTESQHFFRLMLAIDATDRCSVSHIMEYIHWPWKADIPHKDIT, encoded by the exons ATGGCCGCTACAATCATGGATGTCACTAAGGAGACAGCAAAGGATCTTCTGCAGCTGGTGGGAGAGACATCTCAGACCATGACGAGGATGTCTGTAATGGATCACTTTGACCCAATTAAAGAACTGGGCAAAGGTTCTTATGGGAAGGTTCTCCTCGCCAATCACAGGCGTTCAG GACAGCTGGTGGCCTTGAAAATGCTGGTGAAGGAGAAGACTTTAGCAGATAATTTCCTCTTGGAATATAGTATCTGCGTCTACCTTGGGATTCATCCCCATATCGTTACCACCTTTAGAATGGCCTTCGAAACACCAAGCAACTATGTGTTTGTTCAGGAGGTTGCACCAGCTGGGACACTACATTCCATCATAACACCAAAG GTTGGTTTACAAGAGGACATTGTGAAGCGCTGCATTCTTCAGCTGACGAGTGCCTTGGAGTTCATCCACTACAAGGGACTGGTCCATCGGGACATCAAGCTGAATAATATTCTGCTCATGGACCATGAATGCCATTGCATCAAACTTGCAGACTTTGGACTCACCCGACTCCAGGGAACCTATGTACCAGGAATGTCCTGGATCATTCCCTACATGGCTCCTGAACTCTGCCTTGTTGCAGACAGTGAGCAGATATTATTGCACCCTAGCCTTGATGTGTGGGCATTTGGAGTCCTGGTGTATGTGATGCTCACTGGCTGTTTCCCATGGAAGGAGGCTTTACCAAGGGACCAACAATATTTGCAGTTTGTTCACTGGCAGGTATTTAAAGACACTGTGCCAATACCAGCCGAGTGGAGGTTGGTTACCACTGAATCCCAGCATTTCTTCAGACTAATGTTGGCCATTGATGCTACTGACAGATGTTCTGTATCACACATTATGGAATATATTCACTGGCCATGGAAAGCCGATATCCCCCATAAGGACATTACATGA